A genomic window from Silene latifolia isolate original U9 population chromosome 11, ASM4854445v1, whole genome shotgun sequence includes:
- the LOC141613367 gene encoding uncharacterized protein LOC141613367, whose protein sequence is MEYLTRTIKYAAAKFEFKFHPMCKQLQLANLMFADDVLLFCHGDAKSIMLLLQSYSTFSKATGLKISAAKSNAYFRGVPDKLKQDILSVSGFVEGKLPFKYLGMPIQTTRLQRQDCECLVEKICSRIHGYGAKKFSYAGRLVLVKAVLSTLHSYWASLFVLPKGIIAKVEAVCRNFLWDSSAEYHRVPLVAWETVCRPKSEGGLGLKNLEMMNKALIGKLVNWIAEDKDIIWVKWVKHNHLKGVNWWQYQPGVHTSWVWRRVCRVKQDLVTAYINGTWNIQGVGFTTASCYQWLMGSRPKVSWDGVIWNEWVIPKQQFMGWLYAHGAFKTKDKLIRYGVDIDDRCWLCGQASEDMDHLFFGCEYSLRVVQHLQQKTGLQLPVVSVLECCVQDIGTKLQRGVKAGMVLGAIYHVWHHRNKCRNEGVLLRPQKVAANIVEDMKLIVHGKDRRKISTLEIAWLKDVGLM, encoded by the coding sequence ATGGAATACCTGACAAGGACCATTAAGTATGCTGCTGCTAAGTTTGAGTTCAAATTCCATCCTATGTGCAAGCAACTACAACTGGCCAActtaatgtttgcagatgatgtgCTCCTATTCTGCCATGGGGATGCTAAGTCTATTATGCTGCTACTTCAATCATATTCTACCTTCTCCAAAGCTACTGGACTAAAGATAAGTGCTGCAAAATCCAATGCTTATTTCAGAGGGGTGCCTGATAAACTTAAACAAGATATCCTGAGTGTGTCTGGTTTTGTAGAGGGTAAGCTTCCTTTTAAATATCTTGGAATGCCTATTCAAACCACTAGACTGCAAAGACAAGACTGTGAGTGCTTAGTTGAGAAAATCTGTAGTAGAATTCATGGTTATGGAGCAAAGAAATTCTCATATGCTGGGAGGCTTGTCTTAGTGAAAGCAGTGTTGTCAACTTTACACTCCTATTGGGCATCCTTGTTTGTACTACCAAAGGGTATCATAGCAAAAGTGGAGGCTGTATGCAGAAACTTCTTATGGGATAGTAGTGCTGAATATCATAGGGTGCCACTGGTGGCATGGGAAACAGTGTGCAGGCCTAAGTCTGAGGGTGGCCTAGGGCTAAAAAACCTGGAAATGATGAATAAGGCTCTGATAGGCAAATTGGTTAACTGGATTGCTGAGGATAAGGATATCATATGGGTAAAATGGGTGAAGCACAATCATTTGAAAGGAGTGAACTGGTGGCAGTACCAGCCTGGTGTTCATACAAGTTGGGTTTGGAGGAGAGTTTGCAGGGTTAAACAAGATCTGGTAACAGCATATATCAATGGGACATGGAACATACAAGGGGTAGGATTCACCACTGCTAGCTGTTACCAATGGCTTATGGGATCTCGTCCTAAGGTGAGCTGGGATGGGGTGATATGGAATGAATGGGTAATCCCAAAACAGCAATTCATGGGATGGCTCTATGCACATGGAGCTTTCAAAACCAAAGATAAACTGATAAGGTATGGAGTGGATATTGATGATCGTTGCTGGTTGTGTGGACAGGCATCAGAGGACATGGATCACCTATTTTTTGGGTGTGAATACAGTCTCAGAGTAGTTCAACACCTGCAACAGAAAACTGGATTACAGCTACCAGTAGTCAGTGTTCTGGAATGCTGTGTACAGGATATTGGCACCAAGCTGCAGAGAGGAGTGAAAGCAGGAATGGTTTTGGGAGCTATATATCATGTATGGCACCATCGAAATAAATGCAGGAATGAGGGGGTTCTTCTGAGACCACAGAAGGTTGCTGCAAATATTGTCGAGGACATGAAGCTGATAGTACATGGCAAAGACAGGAGAAagatttctacactagaaatagctTGGCTTAAGGATGTTGGTTTAATGTAA